TCGATGATCAGGGTGCATTGCTTGGCCCTTTTGCGCCGATGTTACATTTTCCGCAGTTTGGTGTAGCGGCTTTGAGCTTTCTCCGTACCCTGGACATGCACGCGACGCTTGGTAAAACTGTACGTGAAGTGGCAATTCTAACGGTTGGCGGTGCTTTTGGTTCACGTTTTGAACTCTATGCACACGAGATCATGGCCGAAGCTTTTGGTCTTTCACCGGGCATTATTGCGTCACTTGCAGCCGGTGGCCGCCCCAATGGATTAAGTGAGGAGGAGACGATTGCGCATGATATTGCCTTTGCGCTGGTTAACGGCCACATTGTTCCTGATTCAACTTATAACCATGCGGCGCAGCTGCTGGGAGAAGATGGGGTAGGGGAATTGATATTTCTCATCAGCGGCTATTGTCTCATCGCCATGATTTTAAATGGATTCGATATGCCAGCTCCGGAGCGGAAATGAAAAAAGCATTCAGCGGGATCTGCTTCTTGGGTACTCAACTAATATTTGCAATCAAGTCGGGAAATGGGAAAGTTATTATTGTTTAGATTTGTTGGCGCTAGCATTTATTTATCAGTTGCCTTTTTGATGGGGTGTTCCAGCCAGGAAAAATCGCAAACCGCGCAGCCTTTGGCGAGTGTGCCGGTTGTGAGCCTGAGTGCTGGTCAGGTCACGACTTATCACGATTATCCGGCGAGCATTGAAGCGGTGGCAAACGTACAGATCAGGCCGCAGGTAAATGGGTATATCGACCGTGTTTTTGTGGATGAAGGTGCATTTGTCAGGAAGGGGCAAACGCTTTTTAAGATCAATGAGCTGCCTTATCGCGAGCAGCTGAATGCAGCGATTGCGGGCATGCATTTTGCGGAGGCGTCGGTGATCAATGCGCAGATAGAGGCTGATAAGCTCAAACCATTGGTTGAAAACAAGGTTATATCAGACTATCAGCTGAAA
The genomic region above belongs to Dyadobacter pollutisoli and contains:
- a CDS encoding carboxymuconolactone decarboxylase family protein gives rise to the protein MRIKPLPPEALNPELRYVHDEIANLVGRSQSQVVMIDDQGALLGPFAPMLHFPQFGVAALSFLRTLDMHATLGKTVREVAILTVGGAFGSRFELYAHEIMAEAFGLSPGIIASLAAGGRPNGLSEEETIAHDIAFALVNGHIVPDSTYNHAAQLLGEDGVGELIFLISGYCLIAMILNGFDMPAPERK